In Bubalus kerabau isolate K-KA32 ecotype Philippines breed swamp buffalo chromosome 4, PCC_UOA_SB_1v2, whole genome shotgun sequence, one DNA window encodes the following:
- the KIF12 gene encoding kinesin-like protein KIF12 has translation MEERGSPDGDPARNLEQGPEGPETPIQVVLRVRPMSAAELRRGEQSVLHCSGTRTLQVRPPGGGPDVAFRFGAVLDGASTQDDVFRACGVRRLGELALRGFSCTVFTFGQTGSGKTYTLTGPPPQGEGVPVPPSLAGIMQRTFTWLLDRVQHLDVPVTLHASYLEIYNEQIRDLLSLGAPRPLPVRWNKTRGFYVEQLRVVEFGSLGALMELLQMGLSRRRSSAHTLNQASSRSHALLTLYISHQTVSQMPPVDPGELPAGGKLCFVDLAGSEKVVATGSRGELMLEANSINRSLLALGHCISLLLDPQRKQSHIPFRDSKLTKLLADSLGGHGVTLMVACVSPSAQCLPETLSTLRYASRAQRVTTRPQAPRSPKAKPPQHLETELLQLQEENLHLRSQLGQMDPKASGLSGARVAWAQRNLYGMLQEFMLENERLRKEKKQLQSSRDLAHGEQRILAQQVRELERRLLSACYLQQPGPGPAPPCPCVMVSPLLCHAPPPLCPRCQLCPLCRASLAHWACPRRELHLPQVFGSKAPGDGPLSARPPPWAPPCCPSSTKCSRESHSEWTQTQVLAEMLTEEKVMPSAPPLPTGPLNASPVLRGGAAVPNLARRLEALRDQIGTSLRRGRSQPPPR, from the exons ATGGAGGAACGCGGGTCGCCCGACGG GGACCCCGCGCGGAACCTGGAGCAGGGGCCGGAGGGGCCAGAAACGCCCATCCAGGTGGTGCTCAG GGTGCGTCCCATGAGCGCTGCCGAGCTGCGTCGAGGGGAGCAGAGCGTGCTGCACTGCTCAGGGACCCGGACTCTGCAG GTGAGGCCCCCGGGCGGGGGCCCGGACGTGGCTTTCCGCTTCGGCGCGGTGCTGGACGGAGCGAGCACCCAAGATGACGTGTTCCGCGCGTGCGGCGTGCGGCGTCTGGGCGAGCTGGCGCTGCGCGG CTTCTCCTGCACCGTCTTCACCTTCGGCCAGACCGGCTCCGGGAAGACCTACACCCTGACCGGACCTCCTCCCCAG GGAGAGGGGGTGCCTGTACCCCCCAGCCTGGCTGGCATCATGCAGAGGACCTTCACCTGGCTGTTAGACCGCGTGCAGCACCTGGATGTTCCTGTCACTCTCCATGCTTCTTACCTGGAGATCTACAATGAGCAG ATTCGGGACTTACTGAGTCTGGGGGCTCCCCGGCCCCTCCCTGTTCGCTGGAACAAGACCCGGGGCTTCTATGTGGAGCAGCTGCGGGTGGTGGAGTTTGGGAGCCTGGGGGCCCTCATGGAACTTCTGCAAATGG GTCTTAGCCGTCGAAGGAGCTCCGCTCACACCCTGAACCAGGCCTCCAGCCGAAGCCATGCTCTGCTCACACTCTACATCAGCCACCAAACTGTGAGT CAGATGCCTCCTGTGGACCCCGGGGAACTCCCTGCCGGGGGGAAGCTGTGCTTTGTAGACCTGGCCGGCAGTGAGAAGGTGGTGGCCACAGGATCCCGTGGGGAGCTGATGCTTGAGGCCAACAGCATCAACCGCAGCCTGTTGGCCCTGG GTCACTGCATCTCGCTGCTACTGGACCCTCAGCGGAAGCAGAGCCACATCCCCTTCCGGGACAGCAAGCTCACCAAGCTGCTGGCAGATTCGCTAGGAGGGCATGGGGTCACCCTCATG GTGGCCTGCGTGTCCCCCTCAGCCCAGTGCCTTCCCGAGACCCTCAGCACCCTGCGATATGCAAGCCGAGCTCAGCGGGTCACCACTCGGCCACAGGCCCCCAGG TCCCCCAAGGCAAAGCCGCCCCAGCACCTGGAGACTGAGCTATTGCAGCTGCAGGAGGAGAACCTTCACCTGCGGTCCCAACTGGGCCAAATGGACCCCAAGG CCTCTGGACTCAGTGGGGCCCGGGTGGCCTGGGCTCAGCGGAACCTCTACGGGATGCTGCAGGAGTTCATGCTAGAGAATGAGAGGCTCAG GAAAGAGAAGAAGCAGCTGCAGAGCAGCCGGGACCTGGCCCACGGTGAGCAGCGCATCCTGGCCCAGCAGGTCCGCGAGCTGGAGCG GCGTCTCCTCTCTGCCTGCTACCTTCAGCAGCCAGgccctggccccgccccgccgTGTCCCTGTGTGATGGTGTCACCTCTCCTGTGCCAC GCCCCGCCACCCCTCTGCCCCCGCTGCCAACTCTGCCCCCTGTGCCGTGCATCGCTGGCCCACTGGGCCTGCCCACGGAGGGAACTCCACCTGCCCCAG GTGTTTGGCTCTAAGGCCCCAGGTGATGGGCCCCTGTCCGCCCGGCCCCCGCCCTGGGCACCCCCATGCTGCCCTAGCTCTACCAAGTGCTCGAGAGAGAG TCACAGTGAGTGGACTCAGACCCAGGTTCTGGCGGAGATGCTGACCGAGGAAAAAGTGATGCCCTCTGCACCTCCCCTGCCCACGGGGCCACTGAACGCATCGCCAGTGCTGAGAG GTGGGGCTGCAGTTCCAAACCTGGCCCGGAGACTGGAGGCCCTCAGAGACCAAATCGGCACCTCCCTGCGACGTGGCCGGAGCCAGCCACCCCCTCGCTGA